The Lysinibacillus pakistanensis genome includes a window with the following:
- the guaA gene encoding glutamine-hydrolyzing GMP synthase, whose translation MSASPLLKEQEKIVVLDFGSQFNQLITRRIREFGVFSELHPHTVTAEEIKDMNATGIIFSGGPNSVYDENAFHVDPAIFELGLPILGICYGMQLMAHTQGGKVEGAETREYGKAEIQVTTSNKLFGELPSEQVVWMSHGDHVTEVPPGFEVIATSASCPIAAMANAERKLYAVQFHPEVRHSVYGNDLLRQFVFDICEAKGDWSMANFIELEIAKIRETVGDKKVLCALSGGVDSSVVAVLIHKAIGDQLTCMFVDHNLNRKGEVEQVMKTFTEDFDMNLIKIDARQRFMDKLAGVSDPEKKRKIIGNEFIYVFDEEASKLEGMDFLAQGTLYTDIIESGTSTAQTIKSHHNVGGLPEDMQFQLIEPLKTLFKDEVRALGLELGLDEKIVWRQPFPGPGLGIRVLGEVTEEKLEIVRESDFILREEIAKAGLDRDIWQYFTVLPDIRSVGVMGDARTYDYAIGIRAVTSIDGMTSDWARIPWDVLEKISVRLVNEVKHVNRVLYDITSKPPATIEWE comes from the coding sequence TTGTCAGCTAGCCCTTTATTAAAAGAGCAAGAAAAAATCGTTGTACTAGACTTCGGTAGCCAATTTAACCAATTAATTACGCGTCGTATCCGTGAATTTGGAGTTTTCAGTGAGCTACACCCACACACAGTAACAGCAGAAGAAATTAAAGACATGAATGCAACTGGTATTATCTTCTCAGGTGGTCCAAACTCTGTTTATGATGAAAATGCCTTTCATGTTGACCCAGCTATTTTCGAATTAGGCTTACCAATTCTAGGTATTTGCTACGGTATGCAATTAATGGCACATACACAAGGTGGTAAGGTAGAAGGTGCTGAAACACGCGAATATGGTAAAGCGGAAATCCAAGTAACAACTTCTAATAAACTATTTGGAGAGTTGCCTTCTGAGCAAGTTGTTTGGATGAGTCATGGTGACCATGTGACAGAAGTACCTCCTGGCTTTGAAGTGATCGCAACAAGCGCTTCTTGTCCAATTGCGGCAATGGCGAATGCAGAACGTAAACTTTATGCAGTACAATTCCATCCAGAGGTACGTCACTCTGTATACGGTAATGACCTTTTACGTCAGTTTGTATTCGATATTTGTGAAGCAAAGGGCGACTGGTCAATGGCAAACTTCATTGAGCTTGAAATCGCGAAAATCCGTGAAACAGTGGGTGACAAAAAAGTTTTATGTGCACTTTCTGGCGGTGTAGATTCATCAGTTGTTGCAGTTTTAATTCATAAAGCAATCGGTGACCAATTAACTTGTATGTTTGTAGACCATAACTTAAACCGTAAAGGTGAAGTTGAGCAAGTAATGAAAACATTTACTGAAGACTTCGACATGAATCTTATTAAAATTGATGCACGTCAACGTTTCATGGATAAACTTGCGGGCGTATCTGACCCTGAGAAAAAACGTAAAATTATCGGTAACGAATTTATTTATGTTTTTGATGAAGAAGCATCAAAATTGGAAGGTATGGATTTCTTAGCACAAGGAACACTTTATACGGATATTATCGAATCAGGAACATCTACAGCACAAACAATTAAGTCGCATCACAATGTTGGTGGTCTACCAGAAGATATGCAATTCCAATTAATTGAGCCACTTAAAACATTATTTAAAGATGAAGTGCGCGCATTAGGATTAGAGCTTGGTCTTGACGAGAAAATCGTTTGGCGCCAACCATTCCCAGGTCCAGGATTAGGTATTCGTGTACTTGGTGAAGTAACAGAAGAAAAGCTTGAAATCGTACGCGAATCTGATTTCATCCTACGTGAAGAAATCGCAAAAGCTGGCCTTGATCGCGATATTTGGCAATACTTCACGGTATTACCGGATATTCGTTCAGTCGGCGTAATGGGCGATGCACGTACGTATGACTACGCAATCGGTATCCGTGCCGTAACATCGATCGATGGTATGACTTCTGACTGGGCACGCATTCCTTGGGATGTACTAGAGAAAATCTCTGTCCGCCTAGTAAACGAAGTAAAACACGTGAACCGCGTACTGTACGATATTACATCTAAGCCACCAGCAACGATTGAGTGGGAATAA